A genomic region of Dermacentor andersoni chromosome 9, qqDerAnde1_hic_scaffold, whole genome shotgun sequence contains the following coding sequences:
- the LOC129383794 gene encoding uncharacterized protein: MSATDGGETVAGLASEGTAAGGHESIMPYSEQIVARLTKRGLDFDRACEYDDSHADCWLCHDLDRWSKVLHPVSFELVETEPAKLAIRSTRTRRRQLGDDELYDAAYVLCWLPKTHRCVQRIVMADPRSLLYGPASTLALALGRSVNVQHLQLRGANKKPYCEEELSEGLAGLGQLKSFEFSRFTINASMSRSVANLLTRNASHLTAVSISYNNMSQNSMDCLLRALQCCRFLGELSVVANDISRESVNSIASLMRVAKSLTKLMLDQGLDDYVNLFTLAEALKANTSLLELHIVRCYTRFVPLFEALIANKTLKHLNLNGCNICDSNAESLATALRSNVGLTKLELKGTYLDADSMVTLAHKLKENSALEFLDLRYNTVTVRAVNTFCSMLRNNKTLKSVLFSEVEATELERSTLSFEMAQAEGYNRIQMSWAEPDLPPLSAAVALGSKSLTELDLSDASKLTEMSVCALLQNLATNEYVRTVTVDLGDRKQVAVALCCVLALNQTIQNLNIRTHGLLGMVAEALATNTTVSQVCLKSYKVSLKSLKSIAFMLTKNTAITNLKLNTGDSMCTKRLAILSRALVENQSIVDLTLSAVTYANHVSSRMFTSIRRNTCLLNMAVRFLTHQSLDRQAAVAFEALSEKASLVPHLMKVTKQTEDKAKKAVVLAKRYIQSNYFQLAGIVRESVVFHLGKGRDIHALNYECLSAIARYLKLSDVVSVDCSNPTRQP, from the exons ATGTCCGCGACCGACGGAGGTGAGACAGTCGCGGGCCTTGCGTCGGAAGGCACAGCCGCTGGCGGTCACGAGAGCATCATGCCTTACTCCGAACAGATCGTGGCTCGCCTAACAAAGCGAGGGCTGGACTTCGACCGCGCTTGTGAGTATGACGATAGCCACGCCGATTGCTGGCTTTGCCACGACCTCGATCGATGGAGCAAAGTCTTGCACCCGGTGAGCTTCGAACTTGTCGAAACCGAGCCGGCCAAGCTGGCCATCCGGTCGACGCGGACACGTCGGCGTCAGCTCGGCGACGACGAACTTTACGACGCCGCTTACGTCTTGTGCTGGCTGCCGAAGACGCATCGGTGCGTTCAGCGCATCGTGATGGCAGACCCGAGGTCGTTATTGTATGGACCGGCCTCCACCCTCGCGTTGGCGCTAGGCAGGAGCGTCAACGTGCAGCATCTGCAGCTCCGCGGTGCCAACAAAAAACCTTACTGCGAAGAAGAGCTTTCCGAAGGGCTGGCTGGCCTTGGACAGCTCAAGAGCTTCGAATTTTCCCGGTTCACCATCAATGCATCAATGTCGAGATCCGTAGCAAATTTGCTAACACGAAACGCGAGCCACCTTACTGCGGTTTCCATCTCCTATAATAACATGTCGCAGAATTCCATGGACTGCCTCTTGCGAGCGCTGCAGTGCTGTCGCTTCCTCGGCGAGCTGTCTGTCGTCGCGAACGATATTTCACGGGAAAGCGTGAACTCTATCGCGAGCCTAATGCGCGTCGCGAAGTCCTTGACCAAACTGATGCTCGACCAGGGTCTGGACGACTACGTCAACCTATTCACCTTAGCAGAGGCACTCAAGGCCAATACGTCCCTACTGGAGCTTCACATTGTTCGGTGCTACACGCGCTTCGTGcccctttttgaagcgctaaTCGCGAACAAGACCCTGAAGCACTTGAACCTGAACGGTTGCAACATCTGCGACAGTAATGCAGAGTCACTCGCGACAGCACTGCGTAGCAACGTAGGGCTGACAAAGTTGGAATTAAAGGGCACTTATCTCGATGCCGACTCAATGGTGACACTTGCTCATAAGCTTAAGGAGAACTCCGCTCTCGAGTTCCTGGATCTGAGGTATAACACCGTGACTGTACGTGCTGTCAACACGTTTTGCAGTATGCTGCGAAATAACAAGACGCTAAAGAGTGTGCTGTTTTCTGAAGTTGAAGCTACAGAACTGGAAAG GTCAACTCTCTCCTTTGAAATGGCACAAGCCGAAGGCTACAACCGTATCCAGATGTCTTGGGCCGAGCCCGACCTTCCTCCACTGTCTGCAGCCGTGGCACTTGGTTCAAAGTCGCTCACAGAACTCGACCTAAGCGATGCCTCCAAACTCACTGAAATGAGCGTTTGTGCGCTGCTTCAAAATCTCGCCACAAATGAATATGTGCGAACTGTAACAGTCGATTTAGGAGATCGCAAACAAGTCGCTGTTGCGTTGTGCTGTGTGCTCGCCTTGAACCAAACTATCCAGAATCTTAATATTAGGACCCATGGGCTGCTTGGCATGGTCGCCGAGGCGCTCGCGACAAATACCACTGTGAGTCAAGTATGTTTGAAAAGCTATAAAGTATCCTTGAAGTCTCTCAAGTCAATTGCTTTTATGCTGACAAAGAACACCGCAATCACCAACCTGAAGTTGAACACTGGGGACTCCATGTGCACTAAACGCCTTGCCATTCTTTCGCGTGCCCTGGTGGAAAACCAATCTATTGTCGATTTGACGCTGAGCGCCGTGACATATGCAAACCACGTGTCTTCCCGTATGTTCACCTCCATTCGACGGAACACCTGTCTTCTGAACATGGCTGTGAGATTTCTCACACACCAGAGCCTAGATAGGCAGGCTGCAGTGGCATTCGAAGCCCTCAGTGAAAAGGCGTCACTTGTTCCACACTTAATGAAAGTGACCAAACAGACTGAGGATAAGGCAAAAAAGGCCGTAGTGTTGGCAAAGCGTTACATTCAGTCAAACTACTTTCAACTAGCGGGCATTGTGAGAGAAAGTGTTGTTTTCCACCTTGGCAAGGGACGAGACATTCACGCCTTGAATTACGAGTGCCTCTCTGCCATAGCACGATATCTCAAGCTGTCAGATGTCGTCTCTGTAGATTGCAGCAACCCTACTAGACAGCCGTAA